Proteins from a single region of Nomia melanderi isolate GNS246 chromosome 11, iyNomMela1, whole genome shotgun sequence:
- the Sec16 gene encoding endoplasmic reticulum export factor secretory 16 isoform X4 — protein MSNPYRARPARSKAGYGAHNQTIWNPMMRQQTDTPSNDSMQHQSAVVNQSKQAADSWNNSWNWDFDKQTDNQQQQQQQQQQQQQQQQQQQQQQQTSQQEQQQQHYVPPYKNQGQLMSNSIQDHYYKNVNGNKTDLINQNTMSDGNTHGTASNRQPISNHSDSFPPYSNYVPYQQYPPPPPPPRPSSIKSGSLDYDHTQWTNEQQPQTGSYQQQRSTIQNQKIQATNPLLPSSNYVWQKSEQTNLMPSNNWQSNVSNRWQDPEMDKEVQNFDDMGNQCTPPLQPSRSNQLPLPSTENIKKEHSTNDANNWSSQMSMPTPWNQNHESVLASQSQQLQSSSVNNDFNSWPQTANTDLLQQWKHTSELHTNQWLQEQQENNNLPEESIKPDNAGVIPSNDWQQNRIVSSHHSLPNMPPPLESGVEPEERKKSIPSSIPNSMISKDSTIHAKANVPKSQLPDSRLNMSSTPETTSTVASSENVSVQENNEFNPVGDMIEWGKTNSSEELPAKLEQLSLSSKISKQVEHQSETPEAQIPATSADVWSQNAAPHNVNSDHIPGLSSDYPMPATEHPHSIDNQPSTNKDHPAHNTYQALSIAPIDNVVQSGYDQWYNQSALPRSSDNTWYTKDHIRPAKDWNVEQNVENYENIQQPTEFGNLEVVTPSLQQRDIYGSRDSINKETLDNDPKPVINPVKETVNTRDFRQEVNNIEVPTVQQPSRSLPPLQPEQVPDNYEFASNDRNTFLETGELTDSHQEHEPTPPSQDDENDEVPNDIPFLREVPGQSSSIDPRRNDPTGQEQYVQSAQRLSDPRRNDPSGQEQSLQLRNITERSERRDIPPGQERSVSLLSRSDSDTLERRNDPSGRERSLPPQQSRNDPSGEERHQSQPPIMLESSETREVPGRGNEPEDPNQQTDENLRQIPGGASPNEVVQSSDDRPNGRVVTGSQEVPSAVSAIPDPASDSRSKREEAVGASIREGQGASSSSNRRDSYDDENDEGSGNSRDDSRERRRDSSSERRRYEYERKNSYYDREREYDDDYYYDRRRGADSDRPYNARDEFDRRDIPYREDDRKHHSRDDLDRHTREDMERRSKTKDDLDERDSRRRPDDRRRDRGDDVRRRDREIRDYDPRYSRDRDYLDRDRRRDERRPRRYDDYNMRDLYYDDPYSRGSRPSSRSSYNDRDRAYYVRSRDPYYGYNGYPGYDYGVHYANNYYAYIENLRRTNPAAYSEWYHKYYANQHQQQHVAHGVTNYPEDRASVHSGRSSCDDRTTGEKRTLGDMSLLEDSTSASARMTPIKYSISHAYGCFSIGSLIHVLPSYPTDGERAKVDILRLDNLLLHDPVTRDLRAYPGPLIKQVGVTHKKTIIEYCENKIKKAASNEEMTDRASYILLYELMIMLIQQNGNVVGVDIAALLLRNKEAYPYDLNKQKSQDAGRRESVISQRSGLGGDGCQGTQDGASVSEKIESKPRKSIEQITDEFRNTLLYGLVQEALEYAMNEGLWGHALFLASKLDKRTHASVMTRFANSLPYHDPLQTLYQLHSGRVPAVVTSISDPRWDDWRPHLAMIISNTSSNPEINRRSITTLGDTLSARGDIHAAHFCYILSQVDFGAYGSSNVKLVLIGANHHKPYNTFLTSEAVMLTEIYEYARNLSEPGFTLVDLQTFKFDLASKMMDHGLIEKALLYIEQIAVNIANEPSKYKKSFICAVYNLGDRIKFHDPVYKDSTDETITLPWFDNLAEIVSKCYSGEIVESDAYGSQTKVEQYSATQNQEIYETKHQQQQQQQQQQQQQQQQQQQHWNPPQPEYREGPSSMMEVPSTEVQSEWQPLSLPSNIPDTFDQTMQYTRNTEESYQQSQQPDYWNQDSYYQSNYGRNDCTVTNWQQQSTSVPYSSEQGDTDSSQQQEKWNYETEREDKTATPEPPQPAISMTPSTRKQYDPLEELDALETPKPSSKQTATAKKTAEKPTEKKPSNSSWIGGLFSKFAPKPRNQMILPDDSNPTIVWDPVAKKWTNKDEDGDSGSATLAPPPKASDMGFKAPAAEHSSQLSQPPPQADESAINKFKLPKGRNMRANYIDVMNPAGSKGSAAPSNIPTPITSPMVPMATSSPQLFIPAPVNDRNGPVAFLPTADVALSTNVSENASQGGPTMYNPSDMKDHSAKTMQQSRYPPR, from the exons ATGAGT aATCCTTATAGAGCCAGACCAGCAAGGTCTAAAGCAGGATATGGAGCTCATAATCAAACAATATGGAATCCTATGATGAGACAACAGACAGATACACCATCAAATGATTCTATGCAACATCAATCAGCGGTTGTGAATCAGTCAAAACAAGCAGCTGATTCTTGGAATAATTCATGGAATTGGGACTTTGATAAACAGACAGATaatcaacagcaacaacaacaacaacaacaacagcagcagcagcagcagcagcagcaacaacagcaacaacaaacATCTCAAcaagaacaacaacaacagcattATGTGCCACCATATAAAAATCAAGGACAACTGATGTCCAATTCTATCCAGGatcattattataaaaatgttaacggTAACAAGACTGATTTGATTAATCAGAATACTATGTCAGATGGAAATACACATGGAACTGCTAGTAACAGGCAGCCAATTTCAAATCATTCGGATTCTTTTCCACCTTACTCGAATTATGTCCCATACCAGCAAtatccaccaccaccaccgccacctaGACCGAGTTCTATTAAGTCTGGATCTTTGGATTATGATCATACACAATGGACAAATGAGCAACAACCTCAAACTGGTTCATATCAGCAACAAAGGTCCACTATACAAAATCAGAAGATTCAAGCAACAAATCCTCTTTTACCTAGTAGTAATTACGTTTGGCAGAAGTCCGAACAAACAAATTTAATGCCTTCAAATAATTGGCAGAGCAATGTATCCAATCGTTGGCAAGATCCAGAAATGGATAAGGAGGTACAAAATTTTGATGATATGGGTAACCAGTGCACACCGCCGTTACAGCCAAGTAGATCGAATCAGCTTCCTCTGCCATccacagaaaatataaaaaaagaacattccACAAACGATGCAAACAATTGGTCCAGTCAAATGAGCATGCCAACTCCATGGAATCAAAATCATGAATCTGTATTAGCTAGTCAGAGTCAACAACTACAAAGTTCCAGTGTcaataatgattttaattctTGGCCTCAAACAGCAAATACAGATCTTTTGCAACAATGGAAACATACGAGTGAATTGCATACTAATCAGTGGTTACAAGAGCAACAGGAAAACAATAACTTACCGGAAGAAAGTATTAAACCAGATAATGCTGGTGTTATTCCTTCGAATGATTGGCAACAAAATCGTATAGTATCTTCTCATCATTCTCTGCCTAACATGCCTCCACCTCTGGAGTCCGGTGTAGAACcagaagagaggaaaaaatctATACCCTCGTCGATTCCAAATTCTATGATCTCTAAAGATTCTACTATACACGCGAAAGCAAACGTCCCCAAATCCCAACTACCTGACTCGCGACTCAACATGTCATCTACTCCAGAAACTACATCTACCGTTGCAAGCTCTGAAAACGTTTCTGTACAGGAAAACAATGAATTCAATCCAGTAGGTGATATGATAGAATGGGGCAAAACTAATTCATCGGAGGAATTACCTGCAAAACTAGAACAGTTGAGTCTTAGTTCCAAGATCAGTAAACAGGTGGAACATCAAAGCGAGACCCCAGAAGCACAAATCCCTGCAACCTCTGCAGACGTATGGAGTCAGAATGCAGCTCCTCATAATGTTAACTCTGACCATATACCCGGACTATCTTCGGATTACCCCATGCCTGCAACGGAACATCCTCATTCCATCGACAACCAACCTAGCACTAATAAAGATCATCCTGCGCACAACACGTATCAGGCATTAAGTATTGCGCCAATAGATAACGTGGTGCAAAGTGGATACGATCAGTGGTAcaatcaaagcgcattgccgCGTTCCTCGGACAATACATGGTACACGAAGGATCATATCAGGCCAGCCAAGGATTGGAACGTCGAACAGAACGTTGAGAATTATGAAAACATCCAACAGCCTACAGAATTTGGGAATTTGGAGGTAGTTACACCGTCGTTGCAGCAACGCGATATATATGGCTCAAGAGATTCCATAAACAAGGAAACACTGGACAACGATCCAAAACCGGTTATCAATCCTGTCAAGGAAACTGTTAATACACGTGATTTTCGACAAGAAGTGAACAACATAGAAGTACCCACTGTCCAACAGCCGTCACGATCCTTGCCACCTCTTCAACCGGAACAG GTACCGGACAACTACGAATTCGCATCGAACGACAGAAACACGTTTTTAGAAACCGGCGAATTAACCGATTCCCATCAAGAGCACGAACCGACTCCACCAAGCCAGGACGACGAGAACGATGAAGTGCCTAACGATATTCCCTTTCTACGAGAAGTGCCGGGCCAGTCGAGTTCCATAGATCCACGCAGAAACGATCCAACAGGGCAGGAACAGTACGTTCAGTCCGCTCAAAGGTTGTCGGATCCAAGGAGAAACGATCCCTCCGGTCAGGAGCAGAGTCTTCAGCTGAGGAACATCACTGAAAGATCCGAGCGACGCGACATCCCTCCTGGCCAAGAGAGGAGTGTCTCTCTGCTTTCGCGGTCAGACTCGGATACACTGGAACGTAGAAACGATCCGTCTGGCAGAGAACGATCGTTACCTCCCCAGCAGTCTCGGAATGATCCCTCCGGGGAAGAAAGACATCAGTCGCAACCTCCAATTATGTTGGAGTCCAGCGAGACACGGGAGGTTCCTGGTAGAGGCAATGAACCTGAAGATCCTAATCAACAGACGGATGAGAACCTCAGGCAAATACCTGGGGGTGCATCTCCCAACGAAGTTGTCCAGTCCTCGGACGACAGGCCCAATGGAAGAGTAGTCACAGGTTCTCAAGAAGTCCCTTCTGCAGTCT CCGCTATACCGGATCCAGCCAGCGACTCGAGGAGCAAGCGCGAGGAGGCTGTCGGCGCGTCGATACGCGAAGGACAGGGCGCTTCCAGTTCGTCGAACCGAAGAGACTCGTACGACGACGAGAACGACGAAGGATCCGGAAACAGTCGGGACGACAGCAGGGAAAGACGGCGCGACAGCAGCTCGGAACGACGACGATACGAATACGAACGGAAGAACTCCTACTACGATCGTGAACGGGAGTACGACGACGATTACTATTACGATCGTCGTCGCGGGGCGGACAGCGACCGACCGTATAACGCCCGAGATGAATTCGATCGCCGGGATATACCGTACAGAGAGGATGACCGGAAGCATCATAGCCGGGATGATTTGGACAGGCACACCAGAGAAGACATGGAGAGAAGGAGCAAAACTAAAGACGACTTGGATGAGAGGGACAGCAGAAGACGGCCCGACGATCGCAGAAGGGACAGGGGCGACGATGTACGTCGGAGAGACAGGGAGATTCGAGATTATGATCCTCGGTACTCTAGAGATCGAGACTACCTCGATCGCGACAGAAGGAGAGACGAAAGACGGCCGAGGAGATACGACGATTACAACATGAGAGATTTGTACTACGATGATCCTTATAGCAGAGG TTCTAGACCATCTAGCAGATCTTCCTACAACGACAGAGACCGAGCCTACTACGTGCGATCGAGGGACCCTTATTATGGTTATAATG GTTACCCTGGCTACGATTACGGCGTTCATTATGCCAACAATTATTACGCGTACATAGAGAATTTGCGACGTACAAATCCTGCTGCCTACTCGGAGTGGTATCACAAGTACTATGCCAACCAACATCAGCAGCAGCATGTCGCCCATGGTGTCACTAATTACCCGGAAGACAGGGCTAGCGTTCATTCAGGCCGTAGCTCGTGCGACGATAG aaCAACTGGCGAGAAACGAACTTTAGGCGACATGTCTTTGCTCGAGGACTCGACCAGTGCTTCCGCAAGAATGACGCCGATCAAATATTCCATTTCCCATGCATATG GTTGTTTTTCGATCGGATCCTTGATTCATGTGCTTCCGTCTTATCCGACTGATGGTGAAAGAGCCAAGGTGGACATTCTTAGATTGGACAACCTGCTCTTACATGATCCCGTCACGCGTGATTTACGAGCGTATCCTGGGCCATTAATTAAGCAAGT GGGAGTCACTCACAAAAAGACCATTATCGAATATTGCGAGAACAAAATCAAAAAAGCTGCATCGAACGAAGAGATGACCGATCGTGCTTCGTACATCCTTTTGTACGAACTAATGATCATGCTGATTCAACAGAATGGG AACGTCGTTGGTGTCGATATTGCTGCCTTATTGCTCAGAAACAAAGAAGCGTATCCTTACGATTTAAACAAGCAAAAGTCGCAGGATGCAGGAAGGAGAGAGTCGGTGATATCGCAAAGATCTGGGTTAGGTGGGGACGGATGCCAGGGTACTCAAGATGGTGCATCCGTTTCAGAAAAAATAGAAAGCAAACCGCGCAAGAGTATCGAGCAAATAACAGACGAATTTAGGAACACGTTACTGTATGGTTTAGTCCAGGAAGCCTTAG AATACGCGATGAACGAAGGACTCTGGGGCCACGCGCTGTTCCTGGCCAGCAAACTGGACAAGCGCACCCACGCCTCCGTGATGACTCGTTTCGCCAATAGTTTACCGTACCACGATCCTTTGCAAACCTTGTACCAACTGCACTCCGGTCGCGTGCCCGCCGTCGTCACCAGTATCTCGGATCCACGGTGGGACGACTGGAGACCCCATTTAGCCATGATCATATCGAACACGTCCTCCAATCCCGAAATCAACCGTCGTTCGATCACAACCCTCGGAGACACGCTCTCCGCGCGCGGCGACATCCACGCGGCCCACTTCTGCTACATCCTCTCGCAAGTCGACTTCGGAGCTTACGGGTCCAGCAACGTGAAGCTCGTACTGATCGGCGCGAATCACCATAAACCGTACAACACGTTCCTCACGTCGGAAGCCGTGATGCTCACGGAGATATACGAGTACGCGAGGAACCTCAGCGAGCCGGGATTCACCTTGGTGGACCTTCAGACCTTCAAGTTCGACCTGGCGTCGAAGATGATGGACCACGGATTGATAGAGAAAGCCTTATTGTACATAGAACAGATCGCCGTAAATATCGCCAACGAGCCGTCGAAGTACAAGAAGTCGTTCATCTGCGCCGTGTACAATTTGGGAGACAGGATTAAATTCCACGATCCAGTGTACAAGGACTCCACCGACGAAACCATTACTTTGCCTTGGTTCGATAATTTGGCTGAGATTGTCAGCAAATGTTAC TCTGGAGAAATAGTCGAGAGTGATGCCTATGGGTCGCAGACGAAAGTAGAACAGTATAGTGCCACGCAGAATCAAGAAATCTATGAAACAAAGCatcaacaacagcagcagcaacaacagcaacagcagcagcagcagcagcagcagcagcaacactGGAATCCTCCACAACCGGAATACAGAGAAGGTCCATCGTCGATGATGGAGGTCCCTTCAACCGAAGTGCAATCAGAATGGCAGCCCTTATCTCTGCCATCCAACATACCGGACACGTTCGACCAAACGATGCAATATACAAGGAACACCGAGGAATCGTACCAGCAATCCCAGCAGCCAGATTACTGGAACCAAGACTCCTACTACCAGAGCAACTACGGGAGGAACGACTGCACTGTCACCAACTGGCAGCAGCAGTCAACCAGCGTCCCATACTCCTCAGAACAAGGTGACACCGACAGTTCACAGCAACAGGAGAAATGGAACTATGAG ACGGAAAGAGAGGATAAAACGGCCACTCCTGAA CCGCCGCAGCCGGCAATCTCGATGACGCCGTCGACGAGGAAGCAGTACGACCCGCTGGAGGAGCTGGACGCGCTGGAGACGCCGAAGCCGTCCTCCAAGCAAACGGCgacggccaagaaaaccgcggAGAAACCGACGGAGAAGAAACCATCGAACAGTTCGTGGATCGGAGGTCTGTTCAGCAAGTTCGCTCCGAAGCCCAGGAACCAAATGATTCTGCCCGACGACAGTAATCCAACG ATTGTGTGGGATCCTGTTGCTAAAAAGTGGACGAACAAGGATGAAGATGGAGACAGTGGTTCTGCAACGTTAGCCCCTCCTCCGAAAGCTTCTGACATGGGGTTCAAGGCACCCGCTGCGGAGCATTCCTCCCAACTGTCTCAGCCACCCCCTCAAGCTGACGAGTCCGCCATTAATAAGTTTAAATTGCCGAAAGGGAGAAACATGCGAGCTAATTATATAGATGTGATGAATCCGGCTGGCTCGAAGGGCAGCGCAGCACCCTCGAATATACCAACCCCGATCACATCTCCAATGGTACCTATGGCAACTTCCTCGCCTCAATTATTCATTCCTGCACCAG TTAACGACCGGAATGGACCTGTGGCTTTCTTGCCAACCGCAGACGTTGCACTTTCCACAAACGTCTCCGAGAACGCGTCTCAAGGG GGACCAACGATGTACAACCCGAGTGATATGAAGGATCATTCAGCGAAAACTATGCAGCAGAGTCGGTACCCTCCGCGGTAG